One region of Mycobacterium riyadhense genomic DNA includes:
- a CDS encoding GNAT family N-acetyltransferase, with the protein MPLRFVPAALADPLAQPLLAELAVEYARRYGPTSETVLAWLKTSPPSEFAPPDGGMLIGLLDGRPVTGGAFCRYDADTAELKRIWTDRAHRRRGYAKALLAELEAEIAARGYQKVYLVTGDRQPEAEELYRAVGYRRLHQPPPAEGPVHLIAYQKSLL; encoded by the coding sequence GGCGGCACTCGCCGACCCACTGGCGCAACCGCTGCTGGCCGAGCTGGCCGTGGAGTATGCGCGGCGATACGGTCCCACCTCGGAAACGGTGCTCGCGTGGCTCAAGACCAGCCCACCCTCCGAGTTCGCACCCCCGGACGGCGGGATGCTGATCGGGCTGCTCGACGGGCGGCCGGTCACCGGAGGTGCGTTCTGTCGGTACGACGCCGATACCGCCGAACTCAAGAGGATATGGACGGACCGCGCGCATCGCCGTCGTGGCTACGCCAAGGCGCTGTTGGCCGAGCTGGAGGCCGAGATCGCGGCCCGCGGCTACCAGAAGGTTTACCTGGTCACGGGCGATCGTCAGCCAGAAGCCGAGGAACTGTACCGCGCGGTCGGCTACAGGAGGCTGCACCAGCCGCCGCCCGCAGAGGGCCCGGTCCATTTGATCGCCTATCAAAAGAGCCTGCTATGA